aacttggagaaggcctacaataagataccacggaatgtcatgtggtgggccttggagaaacacaatgtcccaacaaagtacattaccctcatcaaggacatgtacgataatgttgcgaCAAGTGTTCTAAGTGATGGCAACACTGATGACTTCCCCATCGAAATAGGATTACACCAAGTGTTAGCTTTCAGCCCCTATCTTTTTGCTTTGGTAGTGGGTGAGGTCataagggatatacaaggagaaatcccatggtgtatgctctttgcggatgatgtgctGCTAGTCGACGATAGTCGTACGAGGGTTAATAGAAAGTTAGGGCTGTGGAGACATGACTTTAGAATCAAAAGGTTTTAgccttagtagaactaaaactgagTACATGACGTGTACTACTAGGCGCGAGGAGAAGGAAGTTAACCTTGATGtcggtggtacctcagaaggacacctttcaatATTTGGGAtcaatgctgcagaaggatggtggtatcgatgaagatgtgaaccattgaaTCAAAGTTGGATGGATGAAGTGGTGCCAAGCTTCTGGTGTTCTTTGTGGTAAGAgtgtgccacaaaagctaaaagacaGATTCTATAGGACGGCGATTCGACATGCGATGTTGTATGGCGTTGAATGTTGACCAACTAAAATGTGACATATCCAACAGCTAGGTGTGGCAGAGATGCGCATattgtgatggatatgtggccgcACAAGAAAGGATCGGGTCCAAATTGATGATATATGCGATCGTTGATGTggcaccgattgaagagaagctcgtccaacatcgtttgagatggctTGGGCTCACTTGTGCATTTTAAAACCGAACCGAAAaccatatcaaaaataaacgaaaCCGAAACAATTTTAcggtttttatggtttctggtttcagtatggtatgaacttttcatacggTTTTGAATttcggtttttatggtatataccgaaaaatCGAACAGTTAACCGAagtaaaaaatatatttatatttctTGAGGTGAACAACCATACAAGTAGTCATTCTTCTTGTACAGGAGCCAGATTCCCTGCTAAGCAGGTCCATTTTCTTGTAGCGTATTCATTTTTCTCTTAAAATAATGCTAAGcacatgcatatatacttatatattgTTTGTTTGCATAAAAAGGTATGTGTTTTAAGTCATAAATTTAtgtacatctgtatctagacaaatctaagacaagtaatatggatcggagggtgTATGTCATTTTTAAATTTGCGTTATATGGTACATACCCAAACCAtacgaaataatttggtatataccaaaATCAAACCGTATCTTAAATCCATACCATACTTATCGAAGTATTAATACCATACAAAATGAAAACCGTATAAACCAAACCATATAAACCAAATGCACAGAGTTAGTTTGGGCATATACAGCACAGGCTTTCTAGAAGTGGGTAGCAGACGGTTAACGTGtactgataatgtcaagagaggtcaagGTAAACCAAACTTAACACGGAAGGAATCAGTAAAGAGATATCTGAAGGACTGAAATATCATCAAAGATTTCTCTCCTTATCAATGATGTAACGGTTATCACAAGCTAATGTCAGAAAAAGAAAACTCACCTCTTCTAGAAGCACAGAAGTTATTCTCGACAGTGCAAATGAACGGATGCCTCCTTGGAGCAGCATATGCAACAGATATTCCTGAAAAAATATATATTAGTTTAATATTAAAGAGCATTAAAGAGCAGGAAAGAAGACTTTGTACCAGAGTCCAGAGAAAAATGGACACAGCACAAAGAAAGATATATTGCCTAATGCAAAATATACATAAATATTTTGTTTGCAGAGAAAACTGTAGTTACATATAAAAGCTGGAAAAAAGAAGGAATTCACGACGTAAAATCGATGTGCATCATCTATAGATACTCGAATTATAGTACAACAGAAAATCTAAAAATGTACCACAACCTCTAAAAATTGTAGCTAAATTTTTTTtaataatacattttttaattaATTTACAGAAATAATGCATGGTTCAGATATATTACACAAAAAATACGGCGGCGTCTTGGGGCAAGACGACTGGAACTAATCGTCCTCCTGTAAGATGATTAGTCCTAGTCATCCTCCCTCAAGATGATTACTGTCAAGAGTTATAttagtcatgtcttttggcctttcaCTCTAGTCTCTTGGCATCCTCTTGTAGCCTTTTGGCATcctcatgtatgtgtatatatgctGGCTTTGACCTCCTAATAATACAAGTTgcattcctaacatggtattagagctttaGGTGTTGAACCGGTATGGGCCCTAGCCCATCAAGATCTGGCTCTTGGGCCCAAGCCCATGAGAGGTGCTGACCTAGAAGAGGAGCCCCTCCTCCCCCTGCCCCAGTGTGAGCCGCCAGACACAAGAGGAACCACTCTGACGTCACAAGACACCACCGGCCCTCCTCTCTGTAGGTACTCCCCCTCTCATctcaacatggtatcagagcccagCGACGGCGGGGCCTAAGGAGACGGCGGCGAcgtccggcgaggtggcggcggatctggcgcgCGCGCGGGAGGCTGAGGAGAGCTGCACGCACGAGAGACGCGGGGAGCGGCCCGGCAGAGCTGCGcgggcggctgctgctgctgcttcttggaCCGGAGGTAGAGCCCCTGCTCGGGCTCTTCCTCGTCCTCGGGCGGCTGCAGAGGAAGAGGAGCTGCTCGGGGTGGTTGCTGGCGGGGTGGTTGTTGGCGTGCGTGTGCTGAGCGGCAGCAGGCAGAGGAGCAGAGGAGGGGCACTAGTGGAGAGAAGGAGTGCGTGCGTCCTGCGTGCGCTGTGGTGCTGCTGAGCGGAGAGTAGAAAGGGGAGTGGTCGAGAGGAGAGGAGCTGTTGCTGGGCGCTGTGGTCCTGGAGGCTGCGTGTTTGCTGCTGCCGACTCTGTTGCTGCTACTGCTGGTGCTGctgagggggagaaggaagaggaggtgCTGGAGCTTATTCCTGCGAGGAGCTGCTGCTGGTTGGAAAGAGAAGAAGAGGTGTTGCTGAGTTTTGCTGTTGCTGCTTATCCCGCCAAACAATGGCTGAACCAACTGGTCTTGCCGAGGCTTTGGAGAAGCTCGCTAAGATCCTCGCGGAGTCCAACTCTGGGGCCATCGTTCCTCGACAGGAAGTGGCTCAAAAGCTTGAAATGTCGCCCCTGGACATGAAGCTAGAGGGGGCAACAAATTATTTGAGCTGGTCCAGAAGGGCTTTGTGGGCTGTGGAGCAGAAGGAGCTTGATGGATATTTGTTGGGCACCGTTGTAGAACCAAGGGACACGAGTAGTGCAGAGGGCAAGAGGTGGAAGGTCATCCACTCTGTACTTATGGTGTGGTTGTTGAACTCCGTGGTGCCCTCCATTGGACGCTCTGTGGAGGGGCTATCCTCACCTGCTGAGATATGGAAGATTCTGTCCACTCAATACtctggcaagggcaatgtcatgctcATTGCTCAGATTGAGGACAAGATTAGGTTGCTGCGTCAAGATGATGGCATGTCAGTGATGACATACGTGGCAGAACTGCAGGCTCTGTGGGCTGACCAGGATAACTGTGATCCCTTGGAACTCTATGATGCGGCTTCAATCGAGTCAGGGCATAAGTGGATGgcacgcaggcgtgtgctgaaaTTTTTGGCTGGCCTCAAAGGTTGCTTTGATGGCAGGAAGGCTTCCCTGTTGCACCAACCTAGTCTGCCTACCATTCCTGAGGCTATTGCAGCGATGACTCAAGAGGAGGTGCGCCTATCCCTAGCATGCAGACATGAAGGTTGTGCCAGCTTCGACATTTGCAGTCACTGAGCGCATGGAGTGGGGAGATCCCACCAAATGTCATATCTGTGGGGAGGTAGGTCACTGGAAGAGAGGATGTCCAACTCGTGGCAGAGGCAGGGGATATAACAGAGGGGGAGCAGGCAGAGGTAGAAGTGCTAGAGGCAGAGGTGGATACTCAGAGACCTCATGGAGCCAGGCTTCTAGAGGTAGAGGTGGCTACTCAGGACACTCAGGGGGTCAGAGGGCTCACATGGCCGTTGCAGGAGACACTGGGACGTCCAAAGGCAAAGATGTAGATGATGTTGCCTATGGAGACTTTGCTCACTGGGCCTCCACCGATGAAGGTAATCCGGAAAGAGCATCTCTTGCTACTAATGAGAGTGCTCTAGAGTGGGTTCTTGACTCTGGAGCGTCTAAGCATGTTGCTAGTAACTCATGTGTGTTCGAATCTTACACTAAGCATCCTCCCTCTCACACGGGCACTATACAAACGGCTGATGGCAGAAAACAACCAGTCATAGGGGTTGGTACAGTAAAGTGTACTCCGACCATTTCCCTATCGTCAGTTTTACATGTGCCAGCCTTTCCTGTCAATTTGGTCTCTTTCAGTGCACTCATTGATCAAATGGACTGTCGTGTGATCCTTGACAAGTTCGGTTGCTTGATTCAGGAGCGACAGACGAGCCAGACGGTTGGGACTGGCACCAGGCGTAGGGGGCTCTGGTACATGGACCAGGAGGTGCAGCCGGACTTGGTGTGTGCTGCGGCCATGGAGGATAAGGAGAAGCAGGCGATGATCCATCATTGTAGGATGGGGCATGTATCTTTTGATAAGATGAGTAGAATATTTCCGGATGTTATGTGTGGAATAGGCAAAGGCAAGCTGACATGTGATGCTTGTGAATATGCAAAACACACACGGGCCTCATATGTGAGTAAGGGGCTCAGGAGCATATCTCCTTTTATGCTTATTCATTCGGATGTATGGACTAGCCCAGTGGTGTCAATGAATGGGAAGAAGTATTTTGCTACCTTTATTGACTGCTATTCTCGCATGACTTGGATTTACTTGATGCGTCACAAGGATGAGGTGTTTAGCTGTTTTCAGAACTTCCATGCTCTTGTAAAGAACCAGTTTCAGGTACAGGTCAAGGTGCTCAGGACGGACAATGGAACGGAGTATGTGAACAACATTTTTGGGGCTTTCATGGCTGACCATGGGATTCTTCATCAAACTTCGTGTCCGGACACCCCCCCTCAGAATGGAGTGGCCGAACGGAAGAATCGTCATGTTCTTGAGGTTGCTCGGTCGTTGATGTTTACCATGAATGTGCCTAAGTTCTTGTGGGATGATGCAGTTATGACAGCCACATACTTGATCAACCGAACACCTTCCAGGATACTTGGCATGAAATCTCCGTCTGAGTTGATCATTGGagataataagtttgttgttccccCAAAGTTGTTTGGCAGTACCTGCTTTGTTCGTGATCACCGACCATCTGTTGGCAAGCTTGATCCTCGGGCAGTGAAGTGTGTCTTTCTGGGATATTCGTCTAGTCAGCAGGGGTATAAATGTTGGTGTCCCTCTGAAAAACGCAGGTTTGTAAGTATGGACGTTACATTCAGGGAGTCTGAGCCATTCTATGGTGAGCCGACTGATCTCAGTCTGTTGTTTGCAGAGCTTGACCACCTACACCCTGTGCATGATGGTCAAGAGGGGGAGAAGGATGTGTCTCATACTCACGGTGATCCTGTGGACATTAACACTGAAAATGATGTGCAGGCTCAGGTTCAACCAATAGTGGGTACAATTCCGGTTAGTACCATCACTGATGATGATGTGCGGGCTCATGTCGAGCCAACTGTCGATACACTTAAGATTGGTGCTCTCCAGGTTCCTGTTCGGGATCGATGGCAGACGAATACCCTGGTGTACTCTCGGCGGCAACCACAAGTGCAGGGGGAGCAGCAAGGCAGTGAGGCAAGAGTGCAGGGGGAGCAGCAAGGCAGTGAGGCAAGCTCATCTGACACAGTGGAGCTGCCCATTGCGTTGCGAAAACCTACACGTGAAGCGGCAAGGAAGGGTGAGGTAGCAAGGAAGGCTCTGCCAAAGGATGATGCTTGTGATGACCTTGATATTGGCAATTTTGTGTCTTACAAggctttgtcaccttcatataagGCGTTTGTTGCCTCTCTGCAAACTGTGTCTATCCCTAGGGATTGGAAGGCTGCAAAGCAAGATCCAAAGTGGCGTGAATCGATGATAGAGGAGTTAGAAGCATTGAAAAAAAAACAAGACATGGGTGCTAACCACATTGCCGGCAGGAAAGAAAGCAGTGAGTTGTAAGTGGATTTTTACTGTGAAGCAGAATCCTGAGGGCAAGGTGGAACGGTATAAGGCTAGATTGGTTGCCAGAGGATATAGTCAAACTTatggaattgactatgatgagacatttgctccaGTTACAAAGATGAACACGGTACGGGTATTGGTCTCGTGTGCTGCAAACTTTGGGTGGAAATTGCACCAGTtagatgtcaagaatgccttcTTACATGGTGACTTGAAAGAAGAGGTATACATGGAGATACCGCCAGGTTTTGGCACAGAACAGACTACGGGGAAGGTATGCAGGCTGAAGAAATCCTTGTATGGTCTGAAGCAATCGCCGAGGGCATGGTTTGATAGGTTCAGACGAGCTGTTTGGAATATGGGGTATGGCCAATGTAATGGTGACCACACGGTGTTTTATAGACACACTAATAAGAAGATCACCATTGTTGCagtgtatgttgatgatatcatcatcACTGGAGATGATGAGGAGGAAATAAAGAGAGTGAAGGGGTGTCTGAGCAAGGAGTTTGAGGTAAAAGACTTAGGAAATCTAAAGTACTTCCTTGGCATAGAAGTGGCCCGGACAGAGAAGGGAATATCTTTGTGCCAACGAAAATACACCTTGGATCTTTTGAGTGACATGGGCATGATGGGATGTCGTGCAGCCCCTACTCCAATTGAACAAAATCATCAAGTAACAGCACAATCAGGTGAGCTAGTGAATAAGGAAGATTATCAAAAGCTGGTTGGGAGGTTATTGTACTTGTGTCATACTAGGCCTGACATTACGTATGCCGTGGGGGTGGTGAGCAGATACATGCATGAACCAAGGAGAGGGCATCTTGATATTGTTCACAGAATCCTGAGATACTTGAAGGGGACTCCGGGTAAAGGGTTGTGGTTTGCGAAGAGTGGACATCTTGAGGTGGATGGCTATAGTGACTCTGATTGGGCTAGCTGTCAAGATGATAGACGATCAACTTCAGGTTACtgtgtgtttgtgggaggaaaTTTGGTGTCATGGAGAAGCAAGAAACAGAATGTTGTGTCTAGATCAACAGCAGAAGCTGAATATAGAGCATTATCTCAAGGGTTGTGTGATATGCTCTGGGTGAAGCACCTACTATGCGAGTTGAAACTCTTGAGGAAGGGACCCTTAAGGGTGTGGTGTGACAATCAGTCAGCTATAGCCATTGCTAATAACCCAGTTCAACATGATAGGACGAAGCATGTGGAAATTGATCGCTTCTTCATTAAAGAGAAACTTGATGCTGGGATCATCAGCCTTACTCATGTCAGCTCTGGGCAGCAGTTTGCAGATTGCTTGACAAAGGGACTGGGAACAAAGGACTGTAACTTGGCGTGTGACAAGATGGGGATGATAGATATCTACcacccatcttgagggggagtgttgaaccgGTATGGGCCCTAGCCCATCAAGATCTGTCTCTTGGGCCCAAGCCCATGAGAGGTGCTGACCTAGAAGAGGAGCCCCTCTTCCCCCTGCCCCAGTGTGAGCCGCCAGACACAAGAGGAACCACTCTGAGGTCACAAGACACCACCGGCCCTCCTCTCTGTAGGTACTCCCCCTCTCATCTCAACATTAGGCAAAAAAAAATCGCACACCGCAACTTGTGCTCCGATCCAATTGCGCCGCTGCGTTCCTCCTTTCTCCGGCTGTGCTGCTCCACGTCGTGTGCTGCTCTTGCTCGCCTTCGCCACTACAAATCTGAACAAGCCACTCTTCTTCCCGAATCAAGCCTCCAGCCGCCGATCTCTGTTGCATCCTGCCGCTAACTGCAGGATTCTGCCACCTCCAGAGCCTGGACGAAGCTGCGTTCAGGCCGGCCGCCGGTTGACTTCCCAGGCTGCCGCCGCCTGTCGCCGCCGGGCGTCCCCAGGGTGTCGCTGCCGGTCGCCGGCCTCGTCCGCCGCCAGTCACCCGTCCGGTCCTGCCATCCGCACGGTTGTGCTGCTGGCTGCTCGCGAGCGCTCACGGGTCACGCGGTGTTGCCTGAAACTGTTGCTGCTGGTTCACGTCTGGTCGTGATCCAGATCTGTTGGTTGTTCTtctaaaaaagaaagagagagaaaagagagagtaAAAAAAAGAGAAATGTCGTTTCCGTCGGGCCTGCATTTCCGTCGCTGCTCGCAGTCTACCGATGGTGTTCCCTATATTGATCTCGTCTCGCATATGCGCCGCCGCTCGGTGCTTACCCGCCTCTCATGTTGCCCTCTATGACGTCTTCAGCAGGCGGTGATGGTCGTTATTCGTCGACTCTTCTAGCGGCTTCTGCCAGTGGTGGTGGTGCCTGCTCTACACCGACTACCCTTGCCGCTTCCGCGCGTCGGTGACCGCTCTACGTCGACTTGCTACTCTCAGTCAACTCTACACACGGCTTTCACAGGTGGTGGCAACCGCTCTTCGTCAGCAGATGGTTCTACCTCGACGTCTACCACTGTGTCTCTGTCTGCACATGAGATTGCGCAACTTTGATGCCTTCTTGATACTTGGGATTCTTCACCAATAGGTTCTGCTGGTTCTGCGCCTAAGTTTTCGGGCACTAAGAGACCACCTTCTACTCATTCAGGTACCTCCTCATGGATTTTTGATACTGGAGTATCTTTTCATATGACTTATGATTCCTCCACTTTGACATCCGTTCGACCTATCGAGTCTCTTGTTCGTGTTCATACTACTGATGGTACTCCCCTCCCAGTCGCTAGACGAGGCACTCTTAGCACATCTTCTTTTCTTGTTCCCTCGGTTACTCATGTTCATCGACTTAGCATGCAACTCTTTTCAGGTAGGGCTGCAAACAAGTCGAGTtcgagcgagttggagttggctcagctcaactcatattAAAGTTTGGCGAGCTCAAACTAAGTGAAGCTCAAGATCGAGCTCTAGAACATGACTCGTGCTCAGCTTAtaacgatctcgagtcgatctcgagctagtttcgagctaaatgagaCGGTAAAAATTATAAATCTATGGTGATTATTCCAACTAGATAAAGACACAACACGACACAATTTTGTAGGGCAAGAGCTCATCTTGGTCTCTTGGGCGAACTAGCAAGAGATGATGGTCTTCGTGGACGAAAAACAAGAAAACAAAGGTGCATATGCTGGGTAATTTTTGTCCAAAACAACAGGAAATTTAAGACGAAGTCGACCACGTACCATAATTAAACCTAAATCTTCTCTACACTTAATTAAGCTTCCATGTTTGCTGGTAAATAAAATGGAGACAAATCACGCACATCATATGTGGTAGTAACAAATTATTTTATTCATTTAATATATGGCGTGATCATTTAACATAATGGTATTATGTCAAGCTATCGAGCTAACATTGAGTGAGCCAGTATTGGCTCAAGATCGTCATGTTTCTCggtcgagctacataaagtgtttAAACTCGGCTCATTTCTTTTTgagtcgatctcgagtcgagccaaaaaacgagtcgatctcgagcggctcacgagcctcgaACTTTTCACGCAGCCCTATTTTCAGGTAGTCAGATTGTTGATAGGGTCAATCTCGACTTTGATTCATGTTCCGTTCAGGATCGTCGCACAGGTGCTCTGCTTGGTGCTGGCCCTCGACGCCATCATGGTCTTTGGGAGCTTGACTGGCTTCGTCTTCCCTCCGATGCCACCGCCGCCAGTCTCGTGGCCCCTGTTGCTGCATCTGCTAGctcttttcagcagtggcatcatcgtcttGGCCATTTATGTGGTTCTCGTCTCTCATCTTTAGTTCATCGTGGTTTTCTATGGTCTGTCTCCGGCAATGCTTCATTGGATTGTCTAGGTTGTAGGCTTGGTAAGCAAATTCAGCTACCCTATCCTCACAGTGAGTCGGTGTCTAAGCGTCCTTTTGATCTGGTTCACTCAGATGTTTGGGGCCCTGCTCCCTTCGCTTCGAAAGGGGGTCATCGCTACTATATTTTCTTTATAGACGATTTTACTCGCTACCTCAGGATCTATTTCATGTCTTCTCATAGCAAGGTCTTATCTATATACAAAaaatttgctgccatggttcatactcaatTCTCCACTCCCATTCATGTTTTTCGCGCAGATTCTACCGGTGAGTGTATCTCTCGTGCATTGCGAGGATTTCTTGCTGAACAGGGTACTCTTccccagttctcttgtcctggtgctcatgctcagaatggtgtggctgagcgcaagcatcgtcaccttcttgagacggcgcgTGCAATGATGATTGCTACCTCTTTTCCACCTCACTTTTGGGCTGAGGCCATTTCCACCTCCACATATCTCATCAATATTCAACCATCTGCTGCCTTGCAGGGTGGTATTCCTTTCGAACGTCTTTCCAATCGTTCTCCTGATTATTCGGCGCTTcgtttgtttggttgtgtttgctatgttcttctttcCCCACGTGAACGCACCAAGCtaaccgctcagtctgttgagtgtgtctttgtAGGATACAACGATGAGCATAAGGGTTGTCGGtgttgggatcctgtcggtcgtcggatgcgtattttccaggatgtgacttttgatgagtctcgtcctttcTACCCACGACCATCCTCCTCGACCTTTTCTGTGGAGGACATCTCTTTTCTCACATTTCGCGATACACCTCCCTTTGTGCCCCATATTCCTACTCCTTCCCCCGTTGTTGCAGATACGGCGCCATCCTCTTCCACAGTTTCTTCTCCTCCCTCGTCGCATGACTCTCCACCTTCATCCCCGATACCTTCATCTCCATCTTCATCAACGATTCCTTCCCCATCAGCACCAATGTCTTCCCCATCTCCATCTCCGGTGATTCCTACCCGTCCCTCTTTTCCTTTCCATTACACTCGCCGTCCACGTGTTATGGATGGGTCCACTGATGCGCCATGTACTTCTGGTGTACCTTCTTCCTCATCTTAGCCGACTTATGGTCTTCGACCTCGGCCCTGTCCTCCTCCTGACCGCTATTCCCCTTCCCAATATGGTCTTTCGGCTATACTTGAGCCTACCTCTTATCACGATGCTATTGTTCATcccgaatggcagtttgcgatggccgAGGAGCTTGCTGCTCTTGAGCACACCGACACATGGGATCTTGTTTCTCCTCCTCCtggtgttcgtcccatcacttgtaagtgggtctacgaGGTTAAGACTctctctgatggttctcttgagcgttattacgatgagacttttgctcctgtggtcCATATGACCACTGTTCACACATTTCTTGTTGTGGCCTCTGTTCGTCACTGGTCTGTATCTCAGcatgatgttaagaatgcctttcttaatggtgagctacgtgaggaggtttacatgcagccaccacctgggtattctgttcctgatggcatggtttgtcgtcttcgtcg
Above is a window of Triticum aestivum cultivar Chinese Spring chromosome 6B, IWGSC CS RefSeq v2.1, whole genome shotgun sequence DNA encoding:
- the LOC123137189 gene encoding uncharacterized mitochondrial protein AtMg00810-like, which gives rise to MNTVRVLVSCAANFGWKLHQLDVKNAFLHGDLKEEVYMEIPPGFGTEQTTGKVCRLKKSLYGLKQSPRAWFDRFRRAVWNMGYGQCNGDHTVFYRHTNKKITIVAVYVDDIIITGDDEEEIKRVKGCLSKEFEVKDLGNLKYFLGIEVARTEKGISLCQRKYTLDLLSDMGMMGCRAAPTPIEQNHQVTAQSGELVNKEDYQKLVGRLLYLCHTRPDITYAVGVVSRYMHEPRRGHLDIVHRILRYLKGTPGKGLWFAKSGHLEVDGYSDSDWASCQDDRRSTSGYCVFVGGNLVSWRSKKQNVVSRSTAEAEYRALSQGLCDMLWVKHLLCELKLLRKGPLRVWCDNQSAIAIANNPVQHDRTKHVEIDRFFIKEKLDAGIISLTHVSSGQQFADCLTKGLGTKDCNLACDKMGMIDIYHPS